TCAGGTCCAGTTGCTGGGCGCTGGGGCCGCCGACGTGGGAGCCGGGCAGCCGGTGCCGCAGTGCCTCGATGGTGGCGGTCTCGGCGGCGGACTGGGGCGGGGCGGCCGCGGTCACGGTGATCTCGGTCCAGCCGCCGCCGGTGCGGCCCTTGCGGGCGGCCGCGACTCCCCGGGTGCCCTCGGCGGCGGTCAGGGCGGCGTCGGCACGGTCCGCCGGGGCGAGGACCTCGATGGGCTGGGCGGACCGCTGCGGGTAGGCGGCGGCGAGGGTCTCCATGGCGGTGACGGAGTCGGGCCGGTCCACGAAGGTGTCGAGCTGCTTCAGCGGTCCGGGCAGGTTCAGGGTGCCGAGGGCGAGCGCGCCGAGCAGGGCGGCACCGGCGGCGAGGACGGTCAGCGGGCGGCGTCCGGCGGAGGAGCCCATCGCGGCGAACAGCGAGCGGCGGGCCTTGGGGCTGCTGCCGTACGCGGGGACGAGCGGCCAGAAGACGCGGCGGCCGAGCAGGACCAGGACGGCGGGGAGCAGGGTCAGCATGGCGGCCAGGGCGCACAGCACGCCGACGGTGCCGAGCGGGCCCATGCCCCGGCTGGAGTTGAGGTCGGCGGCGAGCAGGCACAGCAGGCCCGCGGCGACGGTGCCGGAGGAGGCGAGGACGGCGGGCCCGCAGCCGCGCAGGGCGGCCCGCATGGCGTCGTACGGCCGCTCGTGGCGCCGTAGCTCCTCGCGGTAGCGGGAGACCAGCAGGAGGGCGTAGTCGGTGCCGGCGCCGAAGACGAGGATGGTCATGATGCCGGCGCTCTGGCCGGAGACGGTGGTGCCGAAGAGCTGGTGCAGTCCGTAGGCCGCGGAGCGGGCGAGGAAGTCGCCGACGCCGGCGACGGCGAGCGGGACCAGCCACAGCAGGGGGCTGCGGTAGATGAGGATCAGCAGGACCGCGACGACGGCGACGGTGGTGTAGAGCAGGGGGCCGCCGAGCGAGGAGTACACGGCGGAGGCGTCGGTGGCGAGGGCGGCCGGGCCGCCGACCCGGACCGTCAGCCCGTCCGCGCTCCGGGCGGTGGCGCGGACGTCGTCGACGAGGGCGTCGCGCTTCTTCTCGTCGGTTCCGGGGGCGTTGCTCGCGACCGGGTACATCAGGGTGGTGCCGTCGGCGGACGGGACGCCCCGCGGGGGCGTGGTCAGGGTGTGGCGGTGGGCGACCGCGGTGAGCTGCCGGGCGGCGGTGGCCCGGTCGGCGGCGGTGAGACCGGCGGCGCGGTGGTAGACGACGACCAGTTCGGTGGTCTCGCCGCCCGGCAGCCGGTCCTGGAGCCGCGCCACCCGGGTGGAGTCGGCGGAGGCGGGCAGGTAGTCGGTGGCACGGTCGTGCTGGACGTCGGTGAGCCTGGCGGCGAAGGGTCCCGCCACGGCCAGCAGGACCACCCACAGTCCCAGCACCAGCCAGGGCAGGCCCCGTCGGCCGTCTCTCGCACGTGTTGTCGCGGCCCTCATGGATCGGGCCCTCCCTCTGCAGCGGATGTCCGGTTACGGCTTCCAGACTTCCGCCGGGGGCGGGTTCTTTCGTCGGGCGCGGGGGCGAGTTCGCGGCTACTGCCCCGGGTGGCCGGGGGGTGCGGCTACTCCTGGGGGAGTATCAGGACGGGGTACGGGCGGCGGCCAGCAGCCTGCTGACGTCGTCGGCGCAGATGGTGAGGGCGGCGCCGATGGTGGTGAGGGCGTCGCGCTCGGCGGGGGTGTAGGGGCCGTCGGCCAGGGCGACGCGGGCCGCCTGGAGGAGCAGGGCCTCGCGGCCGCCGGGGGCGAGGTGGGGTGCGAGCGGGTCGAGTGCCTCGT
Above is a genomic segment from Streptomyces collinus Tu 365 containing:
- a CDS encoding MMPL family transporter, which gives rise to MRAATTRARDGRRGLPWLVLGLWVVLLAVAGPFAARLTDVQHDRATDYLPASADSTRVARLQDRLPGGETTELVVVYHRAAGLTAADRATAARQLTAVAHRHTLTTPPRGVPSADGTTLMYPVASNAPGTDEKKRDALVDDVRATARSADGLTVRVGGPAALATDASAVYSSLGGPLLYTTVAVVAVLLILIYRSPLLWLVPLAVAGVGDFLARSAAYGLHQLFGTTVSGQSAGIMTILVFGAGTDYALLLVSRYREELRRHERPYDAMRAALRGCGPAVLASSGTVAAGLLCLLAADLNSSRGMGPLGTVGVLCALAAMLTLLPAVLVLLGRRVFWPLVPAYGSSPKARRSLFAAMGSSAGRRPLTVLAAGAALLGALALGTLNLPGPLKQLDTFVDRPDSVTAMETLAAAYPQRSAQPIEVLAPADRADAALTAAEGTRGVAAARKGRTGGGWTEITVTAAAPPQSAAETATIEALRHRLPGSHVGGPSAQQLDLKDTDARDRLVVVPLVLLSVLLILVLLLRSLVAPLILVAAVVAVWGAALGLGGLAFGPLFGFHGSDPGLGLLSFVFLVALGVDYGIFLMHRMREESLNGAAPAEAALTALRTTGGVIASAGLVLAATFAVLTDMGLVPLVQLGFVIAVGVLLDTFLVRTYLVTSASVALGRRVWWPGRLSRPAPGPDRVPEPVG